In Terriglobia bacterium, a genomic segment contains:
- a CDS encoding PhzF family phenazine biosynthesis protein: MDRRFYTLDVFTRTRFEGNPLAVITDGDGLSPAQMQAMAREFNLAETVFVQKPTDNRALARLRIFTTQEELKLAGHPVIGTWFLLAELGVVPAQEGVVHVLQQTGAGVLPVEIHFHDGRPDFVRMIQKEATFRPVKVNKGALAAALGISKSDFHTALEPQFVSTGIFNLMVPLRNRAALAKIEANMQALRRVLGRNGTVAYCFVLGEKDKAYARSMVPWELYEDPATGSAAGSLGAYLVRNGRLLPGKKLSLTQGVEMGRPGHIEVEVLQSGKKLVPRVSGAAVRVFQGTIQI, translated from the coding sequence ATGGACCGCCGTTTTTACACGCTCGATGTATTCACGAGAACGCGCTTTGAAGGCAACCCGCTGGCGGTGATCACCGACGGCGACGGCCTCTCCCCGGCGCAGATGCAGGCCATGGCCCGCGAGTTCAACCTCGCCGAGACGGTCTTCGTGCAGAAGCCCACGGACAACCGCGCCCTGGCCCGCCTGCGCATCTTCACCACCCAGGAGGAGCTGAAGCTCGCGGGGCACCCGGTGATCGGCACGTGGTTTCTGCTGGCGGAACTGGGCGTGGTCCCCGCACAGGAAGGCGTAGTGCACGTACTGCAGCAGACCGGCGCGGGCGTGCTCCCCGTCGAGATCCACTTCCACGACGGCCGCCCGGATTTCGTGCGCATGATCCAGAAAGAAGCGACGTTCCGTCCCGTGAAGGTGAACAAGGGAGCGCTGGCCGCCGCGCTGGGCATCTCCAAAAGCGATTTCCACACCGCGCTCGAGCCCCAATTCGTCTCCACCGGCATCTTCAACCTCATGGTGCCGCTGCGCAACCGCGCGGCCCTGGCCAAGATCGAAGCCAACATGCAGGCCTTGCGCCGGGTCCTCGGCCGCAACGGCACGGTGGCCTATTGCTTCGTCCTGGGCGAAAAGGACAAGGCCTATGCGCGCAGCATGGTCCCCTGGGAACTGTACGAAGATCCCGCCACGGGCTCGGCGGCGGGCTCGCTGGGCGCCTACCTGGTGCGCAACGGCCGCCTGCTCCCGGGAAAGAAGCTGAGCCTGACGCAGGGCGTGGAGATGGGCCGCCCCGGCCACATCGAAGTGGAAGTCCTGCAAAGCGGAAAAAAGCTGGTGCCTCGCGTCAGCGGCGCCGCGGTTCGCGTTTTTCAGGGCACCATTCAGATCTGA
- a CDS encoding cupin domain-containing protein yields METVNLREKFQRFSDCWSPKIIGELNDSYVKAVKLQGEFVWHHHEREDELFLVLKGTLKMKFRGREAIVREGEFLIVPRGVEHLPVADEETHVLLLEPKSTLNTGNLTNERTVATPERI; encoded by the coding sequence ATGGAAACCGTCAATTTGCGGGAGAAATTCCAGCGCTTCAGCGATTGCTGGAGCCCTAAAATCATCGGGGAATTGAATGACAGCTATGTGAAGGCCGTGAAGCTCCAGGGCGAGTTCGTATGGCACCATCACGAGCGCGAGGATGAGTTGTTTCTCGTCCTCAAAGGCACGCTGAAAATGAAATTCCGCGGCCGCGAGGCAATCGTCCGCGAAGGCGAGTTCCTTATCGTGCCCCGCGGCGTAGAGCACCTGCCCGTGGCCGACGAGGAAACTCACGTCCTGCTGCTCGAACCGAAGTCCACCTTGAATACAGGAAACCTTACGAACGAAAGGACTGTCGCCACCCCGGAACGGATCTGA
- a CDS encoding phosphoglucomutase/phosphomannomutase family protein: MTAIRFGTDGWRGVIADDFTMDNVKKVAQAIARYVVRCEDPRKGVLVGYDHRYAADRAAAVAAEVLSSTGTPVWLADKPCPTPAISLLVRQRGAAGGMMVTASHNPYRWNGIKYKATYGSSALPSIVAQIEKELEQVLRQDVPALPPRKELIQSFDPRAPYLATIEKLVDWERLRAAKFRFLADPMHGSAAGLLHELFTRNGVVCDEIRGTRDPLFGGVNPEPIEPHVEALRQAVRAGGYDAGFAADGDGDRIGAMDRDGAFITPHQIFALLFQHLAGARQLPGDVVKTFSVTKLIDKIAAQLGRKLYEIPIGFKYVCELMLEQNILIGGEESGGIGTSLYLPERDATVSALLLAEVMAWHRKSLGALVGALHAEFGEHHYGRLDLDLQPGQKEKAIARFADAKLEKLLDWPIVRREDLDGIKVYLGDTGWAMVRASGTEHVLRIYAETPRPETTRRVLEEVGRLARSV, translated from the coding sequence ATGACTGCGATTCGCTTTGGAACCGACGGCTGGCGCGGCGTAATCGCCGACGACTTCACGATGGACAACGTCAAGAAGGTGGCGCAGGCCATCGCCCGCTACGTGGTGCGTTGCGAGGACCCCCGCAAAGGCGTCCTGGTCGGCTACGACCACCGCTACGCCGCGGACCGCGCCGCGGCCGTAGCCGCCGAAGTGCTCAGCTCCACGGGCACCCCCGTCTGGCTGGCCGACAAGCCCTGCCCCACCCCCGCCATCTCCCTGCTCGTCCGCCAGCGCGGCGCCGCTGGCGGCATGATGGTCACCGCGAGCCACAATCCCTACCGCTGGAACGGCATCAAGTACAAAGCCACCTACGGCAGCTCCGCGCTGCCCTCCATCGTGGCCCAGATCGAAAAGGAACTCGAGCAGGTGCTGCGCCAGGACGTCCCCGCACTCCCCCCGCGCAAGGAACTGATCCAGTCCTTCGACCCCCGCGCCCCCTACCTCGCCACCATCGAAAAACTCGTGGACTGGGAGCGCCTCCGCGCCGCCAAGTTCCGCTTCCTGGCCGACCCCATGCACGGCTCCGCCGCCGGCCTGCTGCACGAGCTCTTCACCCGCAACGGCGTGGTTTGCGACGAGATTCGCGGCACCCGCGACCCGCTCTTCGGCGGCGTCAACCCCGAGCCCATCGAGCCCCACGTCGAGGCCCTGCGCCAGGCTGTGCGCGCCGGCGGCTACGACGCCGGCTTCGCCGCCGACGGCGACGGCGACCGCATCGGCGCCATGGACCGCGACGGCGCCTTCATCACCCCCCACCAGATCTTCGCCCTCCTCTTCCAGCATCTGGCCGGCGCCCGCCAGCTCCCCGGCGACGTTGTCAAAACCTTCTCCGTCACCAAGCTCATCGACAAGATCGCCGCCCAGCTCGGCCGCAAGCTTTACGAAATCCCCATCGGCTTCAAATACGTCTGCGAGCTGATGCTCGAGCAGAATATCCTCATCGGCGGCGAAGAGAGCGGCGGCATCGGCACCAGCCTGTACCTGCCGGAGCGCGACGCCACGGTCTCCGCGCTGCTCCTCGCTGAAGTCATGGCCTGGCACCGCAAATCCCTCGGCGCGCTGGTGGGCGCCCTGCACGCCGAGTTCGGCGAACACCACTACGGCCGCCTGGACCTGGATCTCCAGCCCGGGCAGAAGGAAAAAGCCATCGCCCGCTTTGCGGATGCCAAATTGGAGAAACTGCTCGACTGGCCCATCGTCCGGCGGGAAGATTTGGACGGCATCAAGGTGTATCTTGGAGACACCGGCTGGGCGATGGTGCGCGCCTCGGGAACGGAGCACGTGCTGCGCATTTATGCCGAAACTCCGCGCCCGGAAACCACCCGCCGCGTCCTCGAGGAAGTCGGCCGGCTGGCGCGCAGCGTCTAG
- a CDS encoding NTP transferase domain-containing protein, with the protein MKKTGLSAHAVILAGGRGTRFWPRSRTRFPKQLLNIAGAETMLEQTVARLLPLVPAARIWTVTNAEQAPAVRKQLPAAARRRVLTEPLGRNTAAAIALAALHVRHAAGGDALLAVLPADHYIAKPAPYRKIVRAALHLAREAGRMIVLGIPPTRPDTGFGYVERMGDPLMAQGFPAFAVRRFTEKPELAAAQAYVASGNYHWNAGMFFWRISTFLQNLQRHLPKTHAALESLAATIGTRRYQRRLRAIYPQLENISVDYAILEPATLQPGAPQVFVIPAEVGWSDIGSWAAVYELLARQPGENVSASPFHTLDAEGNFLWSPGKFVAAIGVRDLVVVETPDAILICPRDRAQDVGKVVKWLEARGRKDLL; encoded by the coding sequence GTGAAGAAAACCGGCCTCAGCGCGCATGCCGTGATCCTCGCCGGAGGCCGCGGCACGCGTTTCTGGCCACGCAGCCGCACGCGCTTCCCCAAGCAACTGCTGAACATCGCCGGCGCGGAAACCATGCTGGAGCAGACCGTCGCGCGCCTGCTCCCGCTCGTCCCCGCCGCCCGGATCTGGACGGTGACCAACGCCGAGCAGGCCCCGGCCGTCCGCAAGCAGCTCCCCGCCGCGGCCCGCCGCCGCGTGCTCACCGAGCCACTCGGCCGCAACACCGCCGCGGCCATCGCCCTCGCCGCTCTGCACGTACGCCATGCAGCCGGCGGCGACGCCCTTCTGGCGGTCCTCCCCGCCGACCACTACATTGCAAAGCCCGCTCCCTATCGCAAGATCGTCCGCGCCGCCCTGCACCTCGCCCGCGAGGCCGGCCGCATGATCGTTTTGGGCATCCCCCCGACGCGCCCGGACACCGGCTTCGGCTACGTCGAACGCATGGGCGACCCGCTGATGGCACAAGGCTTCCCGGCCTTCGCCGTCCGCCGCTTCACGGAAAAACCGGAGCTGGCGGCCGCCCAAGCCTATGTCGCCTCCGGCAATTACCACTGGAACGCCGGAATGTTCTTCTGGCGTATCTCTACCTTTCTTCAAAATCTCCAGCGCCATCTCCCGAAAACGCACGCCGCTCTCGAATCCCTCGCCGCAACCATCGGCACCCGCCGCTACCAGCGCCGCCTGCGCGCCATCTATCCCCAGCTCGAAAACATCTCCGTGGACTACGCCATCCTCGAACCCGCCACGCTCCAGCCCGGCGCCCCGCAGGTCTTCGTCATCCCCGCCGAGGTGGGCTGGAGCGACATCGGCTCCTGGGCCGCCGTCTACGAACTCTTGGCCAGGCAGCCCGGCGAAAACGTTTCCGCCAGCCCCTTCCACACCCTCGACGCCGAGGGCAATTTCCTCTGGAGCCCCGGAAAATTCGTCGCCGCCATCGGCGTCCGCGACCTCGTCGTCGTAGAGACCCCCGACGCGATCCTCATCTGCCCCCGCGACCGCGCCCAGGACGTCGGCAAAGTCGTGAAGTGGCTGGAAGCCCGCGGCAGAAAAGACCTCCTCTAG
- a CDS encoding class I mannose-6-phosphate isomerase, with protein sequence MAGPELTRIEPVFRPRIWGARSLAPLFPEQTGLAQPVGEAWLTALDCRIATGPYAGRGLQAAWQEMNPQWRGTRLTGAAQFPFLVKFLFPTDKLSIQVHPHDAYAAAHEQAAGGRGKTEMWHALSAESEARVLVGLKPGTNKEKFLAALAVQKAEELLESRSVHPGDTFYVPAGAPHTIGPGMVLCEVQEYSDLTYRVYDYGRLDDAGQPRELHIEKALAVMNFGKIAGGKIASLPLPARGMKKSLLAACKYFATERWEFAQAAELFTDKEHFNLLVFLSGSGEINCRDGVASYRRGQAWFLPAALDSPQIIPAEPTTLLRIYVPDLLALRNRLRDAGEEDAAISSVVFE encoded by the coding sequence ATGGCCGGGCCTGAACTAACCCGCATCGAGCCGGTCTTCCGCCCGCGCATCTGGGGCGCGCGCTCCCTCGCTCCCCTCTTTCCGGAGCAGACCGGGCTCGCGCAGCCCGTCGGCGAGGCCTGGCTGACCGCGCTGGACTGCCGCATCGCCACTGGCCCCTACGCCGGGCGCGGCCTGCAGGCCGCTTGGCAGGAGATGAATCCGCAATGGCGCGGCACGCGGCTCACCGGCGCGGCGCAGTTCCCTTTTCTCGTCAAGTTTCTCTTCCCCACCGACAAGCTTTCCATCCAGGTGCATCCCCACGACGCCTACGCCGCCGCCCACGAGCAGGCCGCCGGCGGCCGCGGCAAGACCGAGATGTGGCACGCTCTCTCCGCGGAGTCCGAAGCCCGCGTCTTGGTGGGGCTGAAGCCCGGAACCAACAAAGAAAAATTTCTGGCCGCCCTGGCCGTGCAGAAGGCCGAAGAACTGCTGGAAAGCCGCTCCGTGCACCCCGGAGATACCTTCTACGTCCCCGCGGGCGCACCCCACACCATCGGGCCGGGCATGGTTCTCTGCGAGGTGCAGGAGTATTCCGACCTGACCTATCGCGTCTACGATTACGGGCGGCTGGACGATGCGGGCCAGCCGCGCGAGCTGCACATCGAAAAGGCCCTGGCGGTGATGAATTTCGGGAAGATTGCCGGGGGCAAGATCGCTTCCCTGCCCCTGCCCGCGCGGGGGATGAAGAAGTCGCTGCTGGCGGCCTGCAAATATTTCGCCACTGAGCGCTGGGAGTTTGCGCAAGCCGCGGAACTCTTCACCGACAAGGAGCACTTCAATCTTCTGGTGTTCCTGAGCGGGAGCGGAGAGATCAACTGCCGGGACGGCGTTGCGTCCTACCGCCGCGGGCAGGCTTGGTTTCTCCCCGCCGCGCTGGACTCCCCGCAGATCATCCCCGCGGAACCCACCACGCTGCTGCGCATTTACGTCCCGGACCTGCTGGCGCTGCGCAACCGCCTGCGCGATGCCGGCGAGGAAGACGCCGCCATCTCCAGTGTGGTCTTTGAATAG
- a CDS encoding pyridoxal phosphate-dependent aminotransferase produces MELAASRSPLRKFRKRRRRSVILPSFEFRVSSFARRLQPHQRARGDSVQPQLTNRINRISVSPTATVIAEAEKYKARGIDVVDFGPGEPDFPTPEHIKKAAIRAIESDKSKYTATPGIMPLREAICAWHKRELRSSFEPRECIVNVGGKHSIFNVVGVLIQAGDEVIIPAPYWVSFPDIVKYAGGTPVHVETRPEDGFSVKAAAIEKAITSKTRMMIINSPSNPSGAVVPPAEYEKILALCKKHNIWLLGDECYSHFVYEPHKPYSIASAAGAKDNVIIVGSVSKTFAMTGWRIGYTLGPEALIQAMIKLQSQSTSNPTSIAQYAALEAMTGTMETVPAMLAEYAKRRKRILEGLRAIPGVTCIDPGGAFYAFPNVSAHLGTGPQCRARDAFELSRLLLEKAHVALVPGEAFGMPGYLRISYATSIARIEEGLRRIERFLTRAEAAS; encoded by the coding sequence ATGGAGTTGGCCGCTTCACGGTCACCATTACGGAAGTTTAGAAAACGGCGGCGGCGAAGCGTAATTCTTCCGAGTTTCGAATTTCGCGTTTCGAGTTTCGCCAGGAGACTGCAGCCACACCAAAGAGCCAGGGGAGACAGCGTGCAACCGCAACTGACCAATCGCATCAACCGCATTTCCGTTTCGCCGACCGCCACGGTCATCGCCGAAGCCGAAAAGTACAAGGCCCGCGGCATCGACGTGGTGGACTTCGGGCCCGGCGAGCCGGACTTTCCCACTCCGGAACACATCAAGAAGGCGGCCATCCGCGCCATCGAGAGCGACAAATCCAAGTACACCGCCACGCCGGGGATCATGCCCCTGCGCGAGGCCATCTGCGCCTGGCACAAGCGCGAACTGCGCTCCAGCTTCGAGCCCCGGGAATGCATCGTCAACGTCGGCGGCAAGCATTCCATCTTCAACGTCGTGGGCGTGCTGATCCAGGCCGGCGACGAAGTCATCATCCCCGCGCCCTACTGGGTCAGCTTCCCGGACATCGTGAAATACGCGGGCGGCACCCCGGTGCACGTGGAGACGCGGCCGGAGGACGGCTTCAGCGTCAAGGCCGCGGCGATCGAGAAGGCCATCACCTCGAAGACCCGGATGATGATCATCAACTCTCCGTCGAATCCCAGCGGAGCCGTGGTGCCGCCGGCGGAGTACGAGAAGATCCTGGCGCTGTGCAAGAAGCACAACATCTGGCTGCTGGGCGACGAGTGCTACTCGCACTTCGTCTATGAGCCGCACAAGCCCTACTCCATCGCCAGCGCCGCCGGCGCCAAGGACAACGTCATCATCGTCGGCTCGGTCTCCAAAACCTTCGCCATGACCGGCTGGCGCATCGGCTACACCCTGGGGCCGGAAGCGCTCATCCAGGCCATGATCAAGCTGCAGAGCCAGTCCACCTCCAATCCCACCTCGATCGCGCAGTACGCCGCGCTCGAGGCCATGACCGGCACCATGGAAACCGTGCCGGCGATGCTCGCCGAATACGCCAAGCGCCGCAAGCGCATCCTCGAAGGCCTGCGCGCTATTCCCGGAGTCACCTGCATCGATCCCGGCGGCGCCTTCTACGCCTTCCCGAACGTCTCCGCGCATCTGGGCACTGGTCCGCAGTGCCGCGCCAGGGACGCCTTCGAGCTCTCCAGGCTGCTCCTGGAAAAAGCCCATGTCGCTCTCGTGCCGGGCGAGGCTTTCGGCATGCCTGGCTATCTGCGCATTTCCTACGCCACCTCCATCGCGCGGATCGAAGAAGGGCTGCGCCGCATCGAGCGCTTTCTCACCCGCGCCGAAGCCGCTTCATGA
- the coaD gene encoding pantetheine-phosphate adenylyltransferase translates to MLKTSIAIYPGSFDPVTNGHLDLIERAQKIFGHVIVAVLRNLEKQPLFNVTERVEMLREVTRAWPGVEVEVFEGLLVDYARKREAGVILRGIRAISDYEYELQMAMMNRKLEPRLETVFMLPGETYSYLSARLVREIAMLGGPLTGLVPPQVEARLRAKTA, encoded by the coding sequence ATGTTGAAAACCTCCATCGCCATCTATCCCGGATCGTTCGATCCGGTCACCAACGGTCATCTGGATCTCATCGAGCGCGCCCAGAAGATATTCGGACACGTGATCGTGGCCGTGCTCCGCAATCTGGAGAAGCAGCCGCTTTTCAACGTCACCGAGCGCGTGGAGATGCTGCGCGAAGTGACCCGGGCGTGGCCGGGCGTGGAAGTGGAAGTCTTCGAAGGGCTGCTGGTGGATTACGCGCGCAAGCGCGAGGCCGGCGTGATTCTGCGCGGGATTCGCGCCATCTCCGACTACGAATACGAGCTGCAGATGGCCATGATGAACCGCAAGCTGGAGCCGCGCCTGGAGACCGTGTTCATGCTCCCGGGAGAGACTTACAGCTACCTGAGCGCGCGCCTGGTGCGCGAGATCGCCATGCTCGGCGGGCCGCTGACGGGGCTGGTGCCGCCGCAGGTCGAAGCGCGCCTGCGCGCCAAGACCGCGTAA